The window TAAGACAACCTCAGGTCCGGTGATTGAGCGGTCCGGTGATCTGGCAGCTATCCTGACCAGTCTTCAGGCTGGCGATGTGCTCTTCATTGACGAGATCCATCGGCTTAACCATGCTGTGGAAGAAATCCTCTACCCGGCTATGGAAGATTATCAGCTGGATCTGATTATCGGTCAAGGGCCCGGTGCCCGCTCGGTCAAGATTGACTTGCCGCACTTCACCTTGGTTGGGGCCACCACCCGCACCGGTCTGCTCACGCCGCCGCTACGCGACCGCTTTGGTGTTCTGCTGCGCCTTGAATTTTACAGCCCGGAAGAGCTGGTCACCATTGTCCAGCGTTCAGCAGGAGTCCTTGGTATCGGCATTGATGATGCCGGTGCCCTGGAGCTTGGTCGCCGTTCCCGTGGCACACCCAGAATCGCCAACCGCCTGCTCCGTCGGGTGCGTGATTTCTCCGAGGTCGGAGGCCATGCCGTGATCACCGAAGAAGTGGCGGATAAGGCCCTGGATATGCTGGCTGTGGACCGCTTCGGGTTGGATGAAATGGATCGCCGTATCCTCCTTACCCTGATTGATAAATTCCAGGGCGGCCCCATCGGGCTGGATACCCTAGCCACAGCTGTCTGCGAGGAAAAGACGACGCTGGAGGATGTCTATGAACCCTTTCTTATCCAATCCGGCTTTCTGATGCGTACCCCGCGCGGCCGGATGGCTACCGCAGCGGTGTATGAGCATTTCGGGAGGAAAGTGCCGGGCAGCTTTGCCCAGCAGGTGAATCTGTTTGAGTGAACAATGAGTAACAAAAATATACACAGAGCGACAACGACAAAATGCTAGACTTTGATCGCAATCAGCACGTTTTTCATTCCCCTGATTTTGAAGAAATAATCAAAGATACCATTCGTTTTTTCAACGGAACCCCTGTTCTCTCTATACCGGCACCAGAACGATTTCATGGTACCGGTGTCTATGCGATCTACTGCACAGCTCAGGAAGGCATATACCGTGATTTTCACCGGATCAATCGAACAGCCTATAATATACCAATCTATATAGGAAAAGCTGTTCCTAAGGGATGGCGAATGGGGCGGCCCAACGCTGCTGAGGGAAAAACCTACGAGCTCAACAACCGAATTCGGGAACATGGGAGAAATCTGCAAGTAGGCCAAGGACTCAGACCACAGGACTTTCATACTCGACTTATGATTCTTGAAGGTGTTGAAAGCGATCTCATAGGGACCGTTGAAGCTGCTCTCATCAGAAAATACCAACCGCTTTGGAATACCCTTCTTGACGGATTCGGCAATCATGATCCGGGCAAAGGAAGATATGAGCAGGCCATGTCCGACTGGGATGTCTGTCATCCCGGTCGAGTATGGGCAAAAAAATGTCGAGGTTTCCATAGCGATCAAGAGCAGCTTCTGAAAAAAATTGCCGCGTTCATGGCATCACTCAAGAGAAGGCATGAGAACGCATAATATCAGAGGGCTGGAGCTTTTTTCCGGGGCAGGTGGATTAGCTCTCGGTATTGCCGAGCATGGTGTCAGGCATGAAGCCTTAGTTGAATGGAATAAAGATGCCGTTGAAACCCTCCGTTATAATTTTCATCCAGATATTGTTCATCCTGTTGATATCCGAAATTTTGATTTTAACGCATACGGCCATGTAGATATTATTGCGGGTGGACCTCCCTGCCAGCCTTTTTCCATAGGGGGAAAGCATAAGGGGAATATTGATCAGAGAGACATGTTCCCCTTTGCCTGCCAAGCCATTGCGCACTGTACGCCCTCTGCATTTATTTTTGAAAATGTAAAAGGATTGCTGAGGAAATCATTTATCTCCTACTTTGAATATATAATTCTGCGCCTCACCTACCCTGAGGTTGATATGAAAAATTCCGAGTCATGGGAAAACCACCTCCGAAGGCTTGAAAAAGTACATACATCGCAGAAATTCAACGGTGTTAAATACAATGTGCTTTATCGGCTGGTTGATGCTGCGGATTACGGGATTCCGCAAAGAAGAGAACGCGTGGTTATTGTGGGTATTCGAGATGACCTGAATATTGAGTGGTCCTTTCCCCAACAAACCCATTCTCTTCAAACATTGCTCTGGTCTCAATTTGTCAAAAAAGAGTACTGGGAGAGGCATGAATGCACTCCGCCTGAGCTTTCCTGCTATGATAACCGCACTGCTTTGGCAATCAAAAAAATCCAGAGACAACCTCAGATATTTGCCCCTATAACAAAACCGTGGAAAACCGTCCGGGACCAACTTGGTTCACTCCCCCATCCCGATGAGAAGGGAACCTATCATTCAGAACATATCTTTCGCAAAGGTGCTCGAATTTATCCAGGGCATACTGGTAGTTTTATTGATTTCCCCTCCAAAACAATTAAGGCGGGTGGACATGGTGTACCGGGTGGAGAGAATATGCTCCGTTATACTGATGGTTCTGTCCGATATTATACAACCTACGAGGCAAAACTGCTCCAGACCTTTCCTGAACAATACAGAATCACTGGATCATGGAGCGAAAGCATGCGGCAGATAGGGAATGCTGTCCCTGTTGAACTCGCCAGTATTATTGCGGGCTCCCTCATTAAAAAAATATGGGGCAAAAAACGAGCTAACAAAAAGTCGCGGCCATGTATAAATTTTCAGGAAAGGGCACGAGCTGAAAATAAGATAAGTTGCGCAATGCATTACCCGCTTTCGTTGCACTCAGGCTGACCTGCCCGGCTGATTGAGAACGTGGTCGTCAGCAGCGCGAATAACATCAAAGAACCAAAGAGAGAAATAAAAATGCCACTGGGTGCTATTGCGGAAGGCATCTTCAGCGTAATTTCGGAATGTATACTCCAAATTGTGCTTGAAGGTATGATCAAAGGAGCAGGCTACTTTATTCTGCGATATATCTTCCAACTTGACAGAAATGATGACCTTAACCCGGATGGTGCGGCAGTGATTATCACAGGCATTCTTTTTTGGTTACTTGTCAGTTTCAGCGGGTACAAAATCTGGCATATCATGTAGGTTTGATTGAGTAATGCATTACCCGCTTTGGAACAATCTACGAATATCGTCCAAAATCATAAAAGGCACCATCACAACGAGATACCACATCAATTCAAAAGGAGGATCCTATGGAACCACGAAAAATTATCATGGTACTCACCGCTGTTCTCTGTTTACTCGTAACAGGCTGCGCCCTCATCGGGTCAGGAGGCACCCCCACTGCCCTGGACAACACCAGCTGGGTTCTGGAACGCCTGCATGGTCAAACGGTGATGCAAGGTCGCCAACTGACGCTCAATTTTGCACAAAGCGAAATCAACGGCTCAACAGGCTGTAACAGTTATTCTGGTTCATATACCGGGAACGATAATGGAGCATGGCAGATACAACAAGGCCTCAGTGTCACCGAGATGGAGTGCAGTCCCAATCAGGTCATGGTGCAGGAAGGACAATTTCTGGGTGCCTTGCAAGCAGCAACAGCCTACGAGATTGTCGATGAAAAACTGACCTTGAAAGACGAACAAGGACAGGCCTTGGCCGTCTTTGCAGCACCGGGTCAGGGTTTACAGGGAACATCCTGGCTGGTCACAGAATATGATAGCGGTACAGGTCTCACCAGTATTCTTCCCGGCTCAACAGTCACTGCCACCTTTGGGACTAACGGTCGAGTGAATGGCTCTGCTGGCTGCAATAGCTATTTTGCTGCCTATACCACCAGCGCCTCCAGTACGAGCATCAATATTGTTCAGGTCGGCCTGACCCGTATGCTCTGTCAGCCTGCTGATGCGATGGTGCAGGAAGAGGACTTTATCACAGCGTTAAAGACAGTCAAAAACTATCAGGTTGAGGGACGTCACCTGACGCTGCATAACGCTGACGGGTCTGTGGTGATGCATCTGAAGAGGGATTGAGCCTAGTTGCTATCAATGGTACCGGGCTGTTGCTCGGTACTGGGCTCGAATTGCTGCAAGCAAGTGCTTGCAAAAACGTGGGCAAAAAAACGTGGACTGTCACCTTTGACGGGAAAATATTATCTTCTTCAGTACACTCAAATTGAGAATCGACCGGGACATCAATCAGGATACCCTCAGTGCCTCTCTTGCCTTTTCTCTGAAAATTCCGGCAACCGCAAAATCTCCATAAAACTCTCCACATGATACGCTGCCTCAAGCTGAGGATTCTTAAAGGCGATCAGCTTCATACCCACCGAAGCGCAATGATCACGATCTACTGTGGAATCTCCGATAAAGATGGCTTCGTCCACTGTCAGGCCAAAATGCTTGAGGATGATGTGCAGGGCATCTGGAGCGGGCTTGGGACGGGGAGAGTTTGAGGCGGTCATGACAATCTCAAAGCTGTCACGCAGACCGAAGATATCCAGGATCATATCCATTGTATTGGTTCGATTGGTGGATATGGCCCGGTGGTACTGGGGGGTGATGGCCTGGAGAAATTCCTTGAGATCAGGTGCGATCATCATGTGTTGAAGAAAAGCACTGTAATCAAGCTCCAGACGGTACGTATTCACTTGGGCCATATCAACCCGGCTGTGCTTGCGGAAAATATGGGCCACCGAATCAAAGACATTATGGATATGGACGTACCCGAGTTCCTCCTCGTTCATGGGCGGGCAGTCAAAGGCCGCAAGGATATGGTTGTAGTAGGCACGATTTGCTTCGCGGGAATCGAACATGACACCGTCGCAGTCAAAGATGACGAGTTTCAACATGGGGTATTTCCTGATGGTTGTTTAAAAAAAGAGGGGCAGGATAAAGATGTAAGGACACGGCATGCCGTGTCCCTACGTACCTTACAGGAGCTCAGAGCCATAAATTTCGTGGTGCAGTTCGCTGAAAAAGGTTTCCATGAAGGCATGTCTGCGCTCGGCAATCTGCCGTCCCAGGGGCGTGAGCATCTGCTCTCGAACCTTGGACATCTTGACCTGGAACTCCCGGTAGGCCGTATCTTCGGTGGAATAGGTCTCCGTGTGTGCCGGATCAAGCTCCGCATTATGGAGCCGTGCTCCTATCTGGCCAGCAAAGAGAAAGGCCCTGCCGATACCGATAGCACCGATGGAATCCAGCTTGTCTGCATCAAAGAGGATCTTGGCCTCTCTTGTTTTTGGTGAGGTACTGCTTCGGAAACGATGGGCATGAATGCAATGGCAGATTGCTTTTCGGTCTGCTTTGGAATAGCCTAATTCCCGGAGAATCGGCTCTGCCATGTCCGCTCCCAGCTCGGCATGGCAGACCTTGCCCTTGGTGCTGCTTTCCTGTTTGCGTCCGATATCATGGAGCAGGGCAGCCGGGGTAATGATGTCTAAGCGGGCATCCATGCGGCGACCGATATTCATGGCCATATGCAAGACCCGTTCGCTATGATCAGGGCCGTGGGAGCCGCCTTCTTCAAGGCAGTAGCGGGCACTTATCTCATGCAGGGCCTCCAGTAGCTCTGTAGTGATGGCCGGTTCTCCAGCTTCTGTTTTATTCGCCAAAGTATTCCTGGATCAGCCAGCGAATGGCGATGAGGAGCAGGACATTATCACTGGTTTCCAAGGCCTGTTGCTCCATAGGCGATAGAGGCTTGTTCATTTTGATATCACCGCTTTTCAACTCCTGACGGAAGGTGTCCAGGTTATACAGGGCCATGATGTATTGCTCGGCCTGCTCCTTGGTCGGACGAAACCCTGCCTGAATCTTGGGATGCTGCAAAAGTTCCGTCATCTTATCGTTGTAACGGTTATACTCTTCCAGGCCCTGATCCTGAAAATACTCGGCAGCAGTGAATTCTGTACCAGTTTCAAAACCGCGACAATGGGGTTCCTTGAGCAGGACAAATTGTTCCGTGATTTTTCCGTCTTCTCGGCAGGAGACACCACGCCCCACAGGATAAGCACGGCAGGCCGCCGGGCGGTCTTCATAGACACGGCAACCATAGTCTTTGAGAAAGACACAGCTGGCCTTGCCGTCGTCAACCATAGTCAGGTAGCAGGCCGGGAACAGCATCCCTTCTTCCCATTCTATAATAACGAACTGTTCCAAAAACATCCCCGAGTGGCGGTGGAGTTTGTTTTTGAGACGCAGGACATCATAGGGGGTCAGGATCAGGTCCAGCTGGTGGCAGCATTCGTTGAAGCAGGGGACATCGGGATGGCAGGAAAAACAGAATTTTTCGGTATTGCCAAGGGCACTGCAATGTTCGGGAAGGTTATGTTCGTTCATATTGTTAGCGTAAAAGGTCTCTGCTTATTATCGAGTATTCAAAAAAAAATCGCCGTACCGGTCATGCTGGACAGGTACGGCATATACAGTGTATGTGTTTTGTCCCCTCAGGGTGGTCTCTGGCTGTAGGGGCGGAAAATTTTTCGCCCCTACGTCGTAATCCCGTTCCAAAACCGGTCAAGTCGACACCTCTACCCCTTTTTTACTTTCCCGATCTCAAAGATCAAGCTCGTCAGGCGACTTAATCAGCACCGCCTGCCGGAGGACTTTTTTCAACTTTCTAAGATCAGCGCAGGAATTGATTTTTTCCTGCATCGCGGCGGCAAGCTGCCCGAAACGCACCTCCAGAATGTCCAGCACAGCCTCCCTCGCATTTTCAAGCTGTCCTCTGCTGATTCCCTGGGTAATTCCCTGCATCATCCCTTCCTCTCGGGCTATCCGTTCCGTGCTGGTCACATACGGCATTTTTCTTCCCTCCTCAAATTGTTCCAATGCATTCCTGAATTCCAAAGCCTTTGGTTTCGGCAGGGTCAAAACATAGTCAATGAAGCGATACAGCCTGATCACCTGCTCTTTCGTGTATGCTCTGTCATATAGCTCTTTGGTCAGCTCCATGCGGAAACTGTACCGCCTGTCCGGATCCCGCTCCGATTGCAGTTTCGCCAGCTGCACCCGTGTGACCACGGCAAAGGGGTTCCGCTCCTGGGCAAGCCCCTCGCAATCGAAATCAAGCAGTTTGATCGCCGGAAAGGTGAAATGCATTGTGCAGCCGAACTGTTCCGTACTGAAGCTGTCAGGTCGGTAATTCCTGTCGCTGTCGATAAGTACGGCGACGCTGACCGCCTTCCTGCGGTATTTATCGAAGATCCTGTAATTATAAACATACATCCGCTCGGCAAAGGTGCGGTCTCGGTAGCTCTGCACCTCGATATGGATCAGTATCCATTCCGCACCACCGTCCTTGAGGTACACTTCCAGCAACCTGTCCGCCTCGCGCCTGATGTTTGTCGCTGTCGCTGACAATCTCGCTCAGTTCACGGTCCAGGAATCGTACACCCGGTGTAAAATCTATGGCCGCATGCATTTCCGGCAGAAAGAAGCTGAAGAATTCTTCGGTGAAATCCTCGATTATGTCCTTCCAACCGCCATCCATATCCGAATTCGGTATTTTCTCGTCCATCACCTCACCTGTTTCGCGATATATATCACCGTCCCGTAGGGGAACGGCGTGCCGTGCCCTGAAATGCCTCCGTTGCGATCGACAGTAAGGGCGATTCGCGAATCGCCCCTACGTCGTAACCCCGTTCCAAAACCGGTCAAGTCGACACCTCTACCTCTTTTTCACAAAGTGAAATCAGATAGCTACATGCCCATTTGCGGCCCATGTCTCTCCAACGACCCATCAACGCTCTCCAAACCCTGAAAACCTCTACAAACAACAAGATTCACTGTACAGCAGGATGACATCCAGGTCAAGCGTCACCCGGCCTGAATTCCTTAGACTGCAACCGCCTCAATCTCGGTGCCGTCGGTAAGCAGCAGATAGGATTGCAGCTTGGGCAGCCGTCGGATATCCGCCAATGCATGATACCCCTTAATCTGATTTACCCCTTCAATCCGCTTTGCTCCCAGACCTTGTTTCCCATCCTTTTTCTTGCTGTACTTCAGCTCAAAGAGAAACTGATAGCGCACTTCAATGGGCTTGCGTTCCAGCAGCAGGATATCCGGGTAGCGGTTGTTGACCTCGGCCTCGCTGCGAATAAAATAGACCTCGGACTGATAGAGCAGGGTCAGGATCACGGTCTTGATGTGTTTTTCATCCATGCGCATGAAATCGCGGTTGGAAAACAGGGCTAGGATCTTGCGAATCTCCTCAAGCAACGGCTTGATATTATTATGCAGGGCCAGCTGTCTGACCGCCTCTTTGAGGCGGCTGTTATCCAGGGTGATTTGTGAGCGAAGCTCTATTTCTGTTTTAAAGTAGCGATAATAGAGCTTCTCGATCACATAGTTGGGAACCCGGTAGCACAAGTCGGCCAGCACAGTACCGCTGATGGTGATAAACCCCATGTAGAGGAGCAGGCTGATAAAATCGTCGCGCTCAAAGGGCTTGAGTATGTCCAGGTCAAGTTTGCCCTTATGCAGCCCGATGATTTTCCCGTTCACCAGCAGTTCCTCAAGGGTGGCAAAATTGCGTTCCCGGTCCCCGATCCCGAACAGCCGCATGATCTTCCCGTAATTCGAGGCAATATTATCGTCCAGCATTTTTTCCGGCCAGCGGCATTCGCCCGTATTAAAATGTTTGAGAAAATATAGGACCATGTCGGGATTGAATATCTTTTCATCAGCCCGGCTGCTGAAGCGGTAGCCATTATACCAATTCGCCAGGGTCAGCATCATCTCCTGCCCGTCAAGCCCACAGGCATGGACAAGGGGTTGGATCATCTCCTCAGTTTCCTGCGCAGTAAAGCCTGTTGCCTGATTGAAATCCTGATGATAGGTGATATTATCGCCGATATTAAAGCCGCTGGTCATGTTGTCCAGGGTGATGGAGGTCACGCCGGTAATCAGGAGACGATCAACAATACCCTCCATAGTGGCGGTTTTGATGACTTCATAAAAGGCCCGGACAAAGCCGCCTTTACCCACAATCTCGGTGAATAACTCCAGGCTTTCACCAAGGATGGCGTTAGCGAAATGGTCATACTCATCAATGAGCAGGTAGATATGGGCGTCTTCTGTTGCCGTGAAAAAATAATCCAGTTTACCAGCAGGGCTGTTCTGCTTTTCTATGATCTGTTCCGTCTCTGGGCTGTAGCCGTACCGCCTGAGAAACTTTTTCAGGGCTGTTTCAACCTTACGGTTGAATCCGCGCCGGATATCTTCTTGGCTGCCGGTTTCAATGCCGCTGAAGTCAAAGGAGAGGATCTGATAGCTGTTTTTCAGCGGCGTAGGGTTGCGGCCTATGGCGAGATTGCCGAAAAGAGGTTCGAATTCCTCCTTGCAACGGATGTCGTAATAATGGCGGAGGGTGGAGAGAAAAAGGGTTTTGCCGAAGCGGCGGGGGCGGAGTAGGATATTATAGCTGCCGCTTTGCTCCAGAATTTCGATATATTTTGTTTTATCAATATAGAGAAAGCCTTGGGTGATGATTTTTTTGAAATTGCTTTCTCCGTAAGGTATCTTCATATTTTTTTTATCTATCTGTGGGGGCAGACCCTATCCAGGTGCATCTGCCGGGCAGATGAACGGATCTTAGGGGAACGGCGTGCCGTGCCCTGAAAATCCCTATTGCGGTCGACAGACAGTAGGGGCGAAAAATTTTTCGGTCCGTCCTTTTCAAAGATCAAGCTCGTCCGGCGATCCGATCAGCACCGCCTGCCGGAGGACTTTTTTCAATTCTTTAAGATCAGCGCAGGAATTGATTTTTTCCTGTATCGCGGCGGCAAGCTGCCCAAAACGCACCTCCAGAATATCAAGCACAGCCTCCCTGGCTTTTTCAAGCTGTCCTCTGATTAAACCTTCTTCTCTGGCTATCCGCTCCGTGCTGGTCACATACGGCATTTTTCTTCCCTCCTCAAATTGTTCTAATGCATTTCTGAATTCTAAAGCCTTGGGTTTCGGCAGGGTCAGGACGTAGTCAATGAAGCGATACAGCCTGATGACCTGCTCCTTGGTGTATGCTCTGTCGTACAGTTCTTTAGTCAACTCCATGCGGAAGCTGTACCGCCTGTCCGGGTCGCGTTCCGATTGCAGCTTGGCGAGCTGCACCCTGGTGACCACGGCAAAGGGGTTCCGGTCCTGTGTAAGATAAGATCCTTACGGTCCAAATCCAGCAGCTTGATCACCGGAAAACGAAAGTCGGTCAAGCAACCGAACTGCTCCAGCCGAAAATTATCCGGCCTGAAACTGCGCTCTCCGTCGGTCAGCACGGCAATACTGACCGGGTACCTCCGGTATTTGTCGAAGATTCTGTAATTATAAACATACATCCGCTCGGCAAAGGTGCGGTCGCGGTAACTCTGCACCTCAATGTGAATCAGTATCCATTCCGCACCGCCGTCTTTGAGATGCACCTCAAGCAGCCTGTCTGCTTCGCGCCGAATATTGTCGCTGTCGCTGACAATCTCGCTCAATTCCCGATCCAGGAATTTTACGTCCTGCGTGAAGTCGATGCTCATGTGCATTTCCGGCAGAAAAAAGCTGAAGAATTCTTCGGTGAAATCCTCAATGATGTCCTTCCAGCCGCTGTCCATGTCAGAATTCGGTATTTTTTCGTCCATCACCTCACCTGTTTCGCGACACGATCCCCGTAGGGGAACGGCGTGCCGTGCCCTGAAATGCCTCCGTTGCGATCGCCAGTAAGGGCGATTCGCGAATCGCCCCTACGTCGTAACCCCGTTCCAAAACCGGTCAAGTCGATACCTGTACCCCTTTTTCGCAAAGTGAAATCAGAGACCTACATGCCCATTTGCGGCCCATGTCGCTTTGACGACTCCTCGACGCTCTCCAAACCCTGAAAAATTCCTTAGAAACTGCCGCCCATAGCGAAATCCCACTGGGCATCCTCGTCGCCTTTCTGGGTATCAAGATTGTAGCCCCAGATCAGACGAAGCGGTCCCATGGGAGAGAGCCAGTTGATACCGAGTCCGGTTGATTTTTTGATGTTTCCGAAATCCCAATCGTCATTCTGATCATAGACGTTTCCTAAGTCAAGAAAGGCAACCCCGCGAACGCCCGCATCAGTGAGAAGCGGAAAGAAAATTTCAATATTGCTGAACCACATCTTGTCACCACCGTATTTTTCATCATTTGTCGGATCAATAGGACTGACAGATGAGGACTTGAAGCCGCGAATGGAGTTCATGCCGCCGAGGTAGAAGTTATCATAGACCGGCAGCTTGCCGTCCTCGTTCTCAAATGCCTGACCGGCAGCAAGCTTGGTGTGGAACACCAGATCAAGAGGCATGGAGAAAAACCAGCTGGTATAGCCCTCCAGTTTTGTATAAGCGGCTTCGCCGCCCAGCGGGCCACCGGCATATTTA is drawn from Candidatus Electrothrix rattekaaiensis and contains these coding sequences:
- a CDS encoding YkgJ family cysteine cluster protein, which encodes MNEHNLPEHCSALGNTEKFCFSCHPDVPCFNECCHQLDLILTPYDVLRLKNKLHRHSGMFLEQFVIIEWEEGMLFPACYLTMVDDGKASCVFLKDYGCRVYEDRPAACRAYPVGRGVSCREDGKITEQFVLLKEPHCRGFETGTEFTAAEYFQDQGLEEYNRYNDKMTELLQHPKIQAGFRPTKEQAEQYIMALYNLDTFRQELKSGDIKMNKPLSPMEQQALETSDNVLLLIAIRWLIQEYFGE
- a CDS encoding HAD hydrolase-like protein, with translation MLKLVIFDCDGVMFDSREANRAYYNHILAAFDCPPMNEEELGYVHIHNVFDSVAHIFRKHSRVDMAQVNTYRLELDYSAFLQHMMIAPDLKEFLQAITPQYHRAISTNRTNTMDMILDIFGLRDSFEIVMTASNSPRPKPAPDALHIILKHFGLTVDEAIFIGDSTVDRDHCASVGMKLIAFKNPQLEAAYHVESFMEILRLPEFSEKRQERH
- a CDS encoding AAA family ATPase; this encodes MKIPYGESNFKKIITQGFLYIDKTKYIEILEQSGSYNILLRPRRFGKTLFLSTLRHYYDIRCKEEFEPLFGNLAIGRNPTPLKNSYQILSFDFSGIETGSQEDIRRGFNRKVETALKKFLRRYGYSPETEQIIEKQNSPAGKLDYFFTATEDAHIYLLIDEYDHFANAILGESLELFTEIVGKGGFVRAFYEVIKTATMEGIVDRLLITGVTSITLDNMTSGFNIGDNITYHQDFNQATGFTAQETEEMIQPLVHACGLDGQEMMLTLANWYNGYRFSSRADEKIFNPDMVLYFLKHFNTGECRWPEKMLDDNIASNYGKIMRLFGIGDRERNFATLEELLVNGKIIGLHKGKLDLDILKPFERDDFISLLLYMGFITISGTVLADLCYRVPNYVIEKLYYRYFKTEIELRSQITLDNSRLKEAVRQLALHNNIKPLLEEIRKILALFSNRDFMRMDEKHIKTVILTLLYQSEVYFIRSEAEVNNRYPDILLLERKPIEVRYQFLFELKYSKKKDGKQGLGAKRIEGVNQIKGYHALADIRRLPKLQSYLLLTDGTEIEAVAV
- a CDS encoding Eco29kI family restriction endonuclease, whose product is MLDFDRNQHVFHSPDFEEIIKDTIRFFNGTPVLSIPAPERFHGTGVYAIYCTAQEGIYRDFHRINRTAYNIPIYIGKAVPKGWRMGRPNAAEGKTYELNNRIREHGRNLQVGQGLRPQDFHTRLMILEGVESDLIGTVEAALIRKYQPLWNTLLDGFGNHDPGKGRYEQAMSDWDVCHPGRVWAKKCRGFHSDQEQLLKKIAAFMASLKRRHENA
- the dcm gene encoding DNA (cytosine-5-)-methyltransferase, with the translated sequence MRTHNIRGLELFSGAGGLALGIAEHGVRHEALVEWNKDAVETLRYNFHPDIVHPVDIRNFDFNAYGHVDIIAGGPPCQPFSIGGKHKGNIDQRDMFPFACQAIAHCTPSAFIFENVKGLLRKSFISYFEYIILRLTYPEVDMKNSESWENHLRRLEKVHTSQKFNGVKYNVLYRLVDAADYGIPQRRERVVIVGIRDDLNIEWSFPQQTHSLQTLLWSQFVKKEYWERHECTPPELSCYDNRTALAIKKIQRQPQIFAPITKPWKTVRDQLGSLPHPDEKGTYHSEHIFRKGARIYPGHTGSFIDFPSKTIKAGGHGVPGGENMLRYTDGSVRYYTTYEAKLLQTFPEQYRITGSWSESMRQIGNAVPVELASIIAGSLIKKIWGKKRANKKSRPCINFQERARAENKISCAMHYPLSLHSG
- a CDS encoding HD domain-containing protein yields the protein MANKTEAGEPAITTELLEALHEISARYCLEEGGSHGPDHSERVLHMAMNIGRRMDARLDIITPAALLHDIGRKQESSTKGKVCHAELGADMAEPILRELGYSKADRKAICHCIHAHRFRSSTSPKTREAKILFDADKLDSIGAIGIGRAFLFAGQIGARLHNAELDPAHTETYSTEDTAYREFQVKMSKVREQMLTPLGRQIAERRHAFMETFFSELHHEIYGSELL
- the ruvB gene encoding Holliday junction branch migration DNA helicase RuvB, translated to MNFEEDLTGKRIVEGEKQIDDALPDLNLRPQRLDEYIGQEQVKNSLRVFIQAARQRGEALDHVLFHGFPGLGKTTLAYIIANEMGAGIKTTSGPVIERSGDLAAILTSLQAGDVLFIDEIHRLNHAVEEILYPAMEDYQLDLIIGQGPGARSVKIDLPHFTLVGATTRTGLLTPPLRDRFGVLLRLEFYSPEELVTIVQRSAGVLGIGIDDAGALELGRRSRGTPRIANRLLRRVRDFSEVGGHAVITEEVADKALDMLAVDRFGLDEMDRRILLTLIDKFQGGPIGLDTLATAVCEEKTTLEDVYEPFLIQSGFLMRTPRGRMATAAVYEHFGRKVPGSFAQQVNLFE
- a CDS encoding META domain-containing protein, with translation MEPRKIIMVLTAVLCLLVTGCALIGSGGTPTALDNTSWVLERLHGQTVMQGRQLTLNFAQSEINGSTGCNSYSGSYTGNDNGAWQIQQGLSVTEMECSPNQVMVQEGQFLGALQAATAYEIVDEKLTLKDEQGQALAVFAAPGQGLQGTSWLVTEYDSGTGLTSILPGSTVTATFGTNGRVNGSAGCNSYFAAYTTSASSTSINIVQVGLTRMLCQPADAMVQEEDFITALKTVKNYQVEGRHLTLHNADGSVVMHLKRD
- a CDS encoding Rpn family recombination-promoting nuclease/putative transposase; its protein translation is MDEKIPNSDMDSGWKDIIEDFTEEFFSFFLPEMHMSIDFTQDVKFLDRELSEIVSDSDNIRREADRLLEVHLKDGGAEWILIHIEVQSYRDRTFAERMYVYNYRIFDKYRRYPVSIAVLTDGERSFRPDNFRLEQFGCLTDFRFPVIKLLDLDRKDLILHRTGTPLPWSPGCSSPSCNRNATRTGGTASAWS